The proteins below are encoded in one region of Colias croceus chromosome 17, ilColCroc2.1:
- the LOC123699192 gene encoding growth arrest-specific protein 1-like, which produces MWLAAILLSLAVLAAATPCEEARMRCAYRTGCGAALNNYMMLCSDVLSQPTSVCPKECEHALIALTSTEEGKELMNCQCEDEYCVDAKQKINVCRAQVLRGAADATASCRLSQLICLADAQCATALDYYNQFCRSVYRGRKCSNKCLNSIEILRKQEKAAALTACRCDGNEDYDCPRMQSNLARLCFHKHSKNHTKAHDRGYEERHRKTHHVVQSAAHSFAVSIVLIALCLLSTKYNT; this is translated from the exons ATGTGGTTGGCAGCGATTCTGCTGTCGCTCGCGGTGCTAGCGGCGGCGACGCCGTGCGAGGAGGCGCGCATGCGGTGCGCCTACCGCACCGGCTGCGGCGCCGCTCTCAACAACTACATGATGCTGTGCAGCGACGTGCTCTCGCAGCCCACCAGCGTGTGTCCTAAGGAGTGTGAACATGCGCTCATCGCGTTAACTTCTACGGAAGAGGGGAAGGAGTTGATGAAT TGCCAATGTGAGGATGAATACTGCGTGGATGCAAAACAGAAGATCAACGTCTGCCGTGCGCAGGTTTTGAGGGGTGCTGCGGACGCGACAGCCTCTTGTCGTCTATCCCAACTCATCTGCTTGGCCGATGCCCAGTGCGCTACAGCTTTAGACTATTATAACCAATTCTGCCGCTCCGTGTACCGTGGCAGAAAGTGCTCCAACAAATGTCTCAACTCTATAgaaatattaagaaaacaaGAGAAAGCTGCCGCGCTCACTGCCTGTCGTTGCGACGGCAACGAAGACTATGACTGTCCGCGAATGCAGAGCAACCTAGCGAGGCTATGCTTTCACAAGCACTCCAAGAACCACACGAAGGCTCATGATAGAGGCTACGAAGAGAGACATAGAAAGACCCATCACGTCGTACAATCTGCAGCACACAGTTTTGCTGTATCGATCGTTCTAATTGCTCTATGCCTCCTCTCCACAAAGTACAACACGTGA